In a single window of the Populus alba chromosome 16, ASM523922v2, whole genome shotgun sequence genome:
- the LOC118030919 gene encoding probable LRR receptor-like serine/threonine-protein kinase At1g53430, with protein MCTNCLHVVPTQAVNQTDDALYINCGGGDTVFDEKVFEADDLASNYHEAPKGNWAYSCSGDFGSEANGSSHYIKNGICGSSETQLYNSSRLCPLSLTYYGFCLFKGHYTVKLYFAETVYQNDEDYSNLGKRVFDVYIQGNRTLKDFNIKENATGTNKTWTQNFPAYVGDDHLLTIHFFWAGKGTFQIPGFPFTTAALYLNGPLVSGISVTANFKVGTGLSPSQIAGITAGSVFAPLLLLAFMWKMGWLRKSELDEITIEVQGDGKSFTLKQIIDATRKFSPKMEIGRGRFGIVYKAELPNEIKLAVKKISPHSKQHGKDELQREIFNLKSLHHENLVQLWDGYSIKDLHLLIYDYMHKGSLHHALFESNSTTKLDWKTRFDICRGIARGLKYLHEERRFKIVHGNIKPSNILLDNSLTAKLSDFGLATLCDEEDPFMTIKAKGSRVYMAPEYSMGKAITVKADVYSFGIVLLEIVSGKVSADYTPNQEAEFLLDKAGVLNDKGRILNLVDKKLASSYDRKQALIVLLLAMKCVNLSPTLRPKISEVVSVLEGEKRIDEISEGDDTPSANIGGLCGACSRVLEIEPIS; from the exons ATGTGCACCAACTGCTTGCATGTTGTTCCTACTCAAGCAGTGAACCAAACAG ACGATGCCTTATATATAAATTGTGGAGGAGGAGACACAGTTTTTGATGAGAAAGTGTTTGAAGCAGACGATTTGGCATCAAATTACCATGAAGCCCCAAAGGGAAATTGGGCTTATTCATGTTCTGGAGACTTTGGTTCGGAAGCTAACGGTTCCAGTCATTACATAAAAAACGGAATTTGTGGTTCTTCTGAGACACAGTTATACAATTCAAGTCGCCTCTGCCCTCTTTCTCTGACATATTACGGCTTCTGTTTATTTAAAGGACATTACACTGTAAAGCTTTACTTCGCTGAAACTGTTTATCAAAATGATGAAGATTACTCGAATTTAGGGAAACGTGTTTTTGATGTATATATACAG GGGAACAGAACACTAAAAGATTTCAACATAAAAGAAAACGCCACCGGCACCAATAAGACATGGACTCAAAATTTCCCAGCATATGTAGGAGATGATCATCTATTGACTATCCATTTTTTCTGGGCTGGAAAAGGAACTTTTCAGATTCCAGGTTTTCCCTTTACAACCGCAGCCCTGTATCTGAATGGACCCCTTGTGTCAGGCATTTCCGTAACTGCAA ACTTCAAAGTTGGCACGGGACTATCTCCTTCACAAATTGCAGGGATTACTGCAGGTTCAGTATTTGCTCCTTTACTTCTGTTGGCTTTCATGTGGAAAATGGGCTGGCTGCGGAAAAGCGAGTTGGATG AAATAACCATTGAGGTCCAAGGAGATGGAAAATCTTTCACCCTCAAACAAATAATCGATGCTACTCGAAAATTTAGCCCCAAAATGGAGATTGGCAGGGGACGCTTTGGAATAGTATACAAG GCTGAATTGCCGAATGAGATAAAATTAGCAGTGAAGAAGATTTCTCCCCATTCAAAGCAACATGGAAAAGATGAATTACAAAGGGAAATCTTCAACCTGAAATCTTTGCATCATGAGAATCTTGTTCAAttgtg GGATGGCTATTCTATTAAAGACTTGCATCTGCTAATATATGACTACATGCATAAAGGCTCCCTTCACCATGCGTTGTTTG AATCAAATTCCACGACAAAACTCGATTGGAAAACTAGATTTGATATCTGTCGGGGAATAGCAAGAGGTTTGAAGTATTTACATGAAGAGAGAAGGTTCAAGATTGTTCATGGAAACATAAAACCTAGTAATATTTTGCTTGATAACTCTCTTACGGCCAAGTTGTCTGACTTTGGATTGGCAACGCTTTGTGATGAGGAAGATCCATTTATGACCATCAAAGCAAAAGGGTCGCG AGTTTACATGGCACCTGAGTATTCAATGGGAAAAGCAATAACTGTTAAAGCTGATGTTTACAGTTTCGGAATTGTCCTGCTCGAAATAGTTAGCGGGAAAGTTAGTGCAGATTACACACCAAATCAAGAAGCTGAGTTTCTTCTGGATAAA GCTGGTGTTTTGAACGATAAGGGAAGAATCCTTAACCTGGTGGACAAGAAATTAGCATCCAGTTACGACAGGAAGCAGGCTCTCATTGTTTTGCTGTTAGCAATGAAGTGCGTTAATCTGTCTCCTACTCTCAGGCCTAAAATATCTGAAGTCGTCAGTGTACTTGAAGGTGAGAAGAGAATCGATGAGATTTCCGAAGGCGATGATACTCCATCAGCAAATATTGGAGGACTGTGCGGTGCGTGTTCCAGGGTGTTGGAAATAGAGCCAATTTCTTAG